Part of the Desulfobacterales bacterium genome is shown below.
CAGGTGGCAGAAAAAGGAGGGGGGGGTGGGCTTCGCTTGGCCCCGTGATCCGGGGGCGTCGGGTCCGGCCTCTGATTCTGGCCGAACACTGTTCTGCATGAGAAGTCAGCCCTATGGTTCAGATTCCATCCTTCCCGCAGGCCGTACTTTCAGGAGCTATGCTCCCGGGTTAGACTTTCAGTTTCATACCTTTTGCCTTGAGCACCATTAACAATGGTGACCGGTCGGTATATTCCGTATGCAGAAGCTGATGCGCCATGTGAGAATTGGGTTCATGGAGATACTTCGCATAGAGTGCTTTGACCGACGGGTTGTCCTGGGACCTGCGGAATTTCATCTTCGTATCCTGGACGTATACCGATTCCTGCCGCTGCATAATATAGTC
Proteins encoded:
- a CDS encoding iron hydrogenase small subunit — translated: MKNIVNVTRRQFIKIAGMAAGATLYTWNFTKMSFAAANDYIMQRQESVYVQDTKMKFRRSQDNPSVKALYAKYLHEPNSHMAHQLLHTEYTDRSPLLMVLKAKGMKLKV